The Bacillus rossius redtenbacheri isolate Brsri chromosome 5, Brsri_v3, whole genome shotgun sequence region CCCCATCTGCGAGGTAGTTTTAAAGAACTCATCTCATAACTTAATTATATCATTCGCATCCGCGCATTCGCGAGTTTTTGTCTTTTTACCTTCGTAGTCGATAGGTCACTTGCATGCACCCACCCTCAAGTAGTGATCTTTGCTCGTGGAAATTCTAACTTCACCCGCACTGGGCCATCTATTGACTTAACTTGCTAACTTGTTATGTTAACTGTTAACCAATTCACTTCCCATGGGAATTTGCTGTAGGCCGTGGCCGTCCTCGTGAGAAATATTTCCTTTGAGAGCCTTCACCCATGCTTAAAACCAAAGACATACTTTCTCTTGTGTAATATCACCACCGTTTCGACAGATATATTATCTGGACTAAATTCAGCTCCCTTCGAAACTTTCTAAGTTATCATATTCATAGCACAGACATCACACATGAACTTTCTAGAATTCGTGTTAGTAACTTTTACATAGCAGTGTAGTGTCCTATGTTTCATGTTCTATCAAACAGACAGTTTTTACCGTGACATCCATCACGGACGTGATGTTTCAGACAGACTACCTTCTTGCACTATAACCTGTCATCACCTTTGCATTCCATCTGTCATAACCATGCCACTTACTTATTATAAGTACGCAGATACATGCTCCAACACTGATAAGAAACGGGCTGAGTGCTGTGGTAGCACCATGAAAGGGTACTTTCATGTAATCAATCAGTGTCACTTTTTATTTCCATCTTTGGTTTAGTTAGTGCTGTCTCCAGCCACGTGACCAGGAACCCTCTGGAGAACTCACCGGACATTAACTATCAGACAATCCGTACGGTGACAtgttcataacaagaaataatcgcaataTAAAAAGAACTTGGGAAAATTAGAATAAAACCATTTAATTCGCGCGACAGTGCTTCTACCTCCAGGATTTTTGCCGTAGCCAATGGTATTGGTTTACAAACATAGGTTGGAATGTGTtggaaccagtttatagcctcgcgcaggtAACTGTTTATTGAAACAGTTACTTTCCTGTtctctcttttatatttcaataaaaattgtcaTTTTTGCGCACTTATACcaaaaaaacagacgaagtgccgctgtATAATATGATTTAAACACTGTTTTGAAATGATTTAAGCTCCAACTATTGTAAATTGTTATAtgtaccgtctcagaaacctttacaggcatgcgcataacaaatcaccaaaatttcatcgcaatcggatgaatggtatatgaACGTATAcggcaaaaacaaacaaaaaataaaggcatgacaaacacatcaaacgaaggtgcgtttaaaattcaaggcaactctatccaTTGACGAAGTTaggaacaaaactgttattagcgtctTGGTTTGCTGCCGCTGCGAGCTCCAATAAGTGGGTTGTTCTCACCAAAGAGTAAAATATGAATTTTGCAGACCtttctatgtgtatgatcgtgtggcagacatagagaaataacactcactcactatttgtatgtctatgaactatgatttgtttctgttataaaatgtaattatcacTTTTTTACTTCCTtatggatggaatttcatattaatatgtggtctacgtgttaatccaggttatgatctcgctgtaggccaaattttaTCTAGGTCAGTTTAGCCGTTCTAGCGTTATTacgtaacaaacatccatcctaACTTTCACATTTATGAATTTAGTGGGattgtatttaacaatttttttaaatttttaattaatatattccaTGTTTTCTCTCGCAGAGAATCGAACCGATGACTGAGATGGATTCGATTACTAAACATTtgaaataagcaattttttttatatttttacaatttttttccgaaCTTTCGgtcaaaattttaagtatttctgATTTATGCTCAAGGCCAAGGtcttgacctcggcggcttaaggCGGATTATgtttaggagtcttaagccgtttttaggaaatTTGGTTCTTTCAAAAGCAAATGTGTTTTGACGCATTACgaatttggaatttttaatttttgagaaatgaaatgggaaattttatctacaaatgggaatttttccctcaaaataggtattaggttttttttattttttgggggtatttttgtaatatttaaggaaatttgaggaatttgacaccaagatggccgtcATCGGAGATGTATGTTCCAAGGCGCAGACACCACCGCCatcaccacaccctgaaccctgtacCCGGAGGAACCAAGCTATACCACTGTCCGTATTTGATTTAATGGTAATTGTCTGTAGCTGTTGTTATCACTGCAAATGTGTGGTTTTCCCATTTTCGTGCGATGGCCATATGCGGCTGTCCCGCCTGCTACAGTGCCGACGAGAGTAGGAGTCCATTCAATCTTAGTGATAACCTTGTATTTTTCTATATGCGTTGTGCCCACCTATAAAAACAAATGTCTGTCGGTGGGCagttcacaataaaataattaataaataacttgaATTTCAAAACTACAAAAACTTCAGATTGTTTCTCAAAGTTGTTACTCATCTGATTATTAAAGATataattaaactgtaatttatGATTAATCTTTTTCATAATACACAAAATCTAAAAATACGAAGCAGCTTTCAAGATCATGACAGAGTACGTGGGCCATCGCTTGAAGCTTTATTTATTtaagatggaggatggttctGGTACTCGTAAAGCAAATGATGTCAAGGCCAACATACTGCAATCACTTCTGTTCCCCcaatacctggattgcttgcttcaaaattccCGGATATTCGGCACTCTCATTTTTGATCGCGAGACCACGTCGAGTTAACGGAACGAGTGAGAAAAGGTAGCACTTTCTTCAGGAGATAACAAGCGTTGACGTTTTGAAGATGGTGTCAGTATTTGGCTTGGGAGCATAAAACTCTTCATTCATTCTAACTCAGCTCGTACTTCGTCTCATCccctttaaatgtatttttttagagCATTTTTTTAACGTTCAACAATCAGTCACGTGCTGTTCCAAGTGTAGTTATAGGAAAACGACAGTGATCCAATAATCCTCAGTTCGGAGTGGCCACCCGGATCGAAGGCACACGTCATTGCTCCATTGCCTCTCCAAACCAAATCCTGAGGAGGAATATATCGGCAACCTCTCACTCGACCCTCTTGTCAAGCAGCATTGAAACATGCAGCAATGAACTTTGAGTAGAAATAGAACCTTCGGTGTTTTTCGCGTTTGTTTAGTGTTTAAATTCCACccagttttaaaattgttttaacacatacaatttttttttaaatgcagcagtagaaaaaagttttattaacttCTGACTGCTTGCAATAGCTAAACTGTTTTATTAATAATGTTTCAGACATTTTCAACACTTGAGCTACTtctgaatttaataatttaaacggTTTTATTAAACTTTGTCTTTTCATTAGCTATccagtttttaaaatagttttaaacaactcaaaattttatttctacactaaaatatttcaagtattttgtGAAAGGATACTTAAATATAGTAAAGTTTTACAGTTCCATAAGGGATAAGATTTCAGAGCACCTGGCGTTTATATTCTCTGAGGAGGAGGTGGTGGAAAGCATTCCTACCAAAATGTCAGCCTCATTCTCCGAGGTGGATTTTCGGGAAGCGACGCCGGTGACGCCCGCCCACACAACCACTGACCGCCGCCGCCGCTACCGTCGAAGATTACGTTGATGTGTTGGTGATTGAGCAGGTTTTTGCCAGGCCCATGGCATGATCTCTAGGGGGCATGGCAGAGTTGGTGGACTACCGCCTTGTATTCCCTTCCCCTCTACTGCCAAAAAAAAgactatattttaatatttaaatatgattGGGTGTTGCCTGTCTTATTTCACGAGCAAtattgttatgtttttttatttctctcctgACAGCTTACTCACTGCAGAGAGTCTTCCACCACTTCGGGAAGAAGTGATTGTCTACATAACActataatcatatatatatatatttatatatgtataacacTATAATGTATTAATAAGTAACATATTGGATTAAAAGCCAACACTACAAATAATTTACTATTTTCAAAAgtaacatataatattattataggaGCGCACACAGATATTTCTTTACAGGGCGTGTCGTCACCTCAGGGCAGAGGCAACAGCAGGATTGCCAAACAGGGTCAACCCGGGGTGCTATCAAAGCTCAAACAATGACAGACGTGGTTCAGTTACCAGTGGCTTTATTGCATTAATTATATGTACCAAACTGTTACGATTTCATGCTCACACTAAAACAAATTAGTGCACAGCTCATAGGGCAAATATCCTGTTACGTAACTCATCAGTAAATGGCAGCCACCAACCAACCACATAACCTGATATCCAAAACCACTGTCTCAGTCTCAGGCCTCGTAAAGTTCTGTTTGATATAGTTTCTTACAACCCTCCTCGATGTACCAAGACCCAGGAAACAGCAAGCAGGATACCATAATGTCCCACTAGTCAGGTGTCCATGTTGACTTGGGACAGGTGCTTTACCTAACACTGGGGACACTAGTGGTTGAGGGTCATGTCACTTGCCTTCCACCAATGCTGTCCGAGTTGTATTCCCAGCAGGGTTGAATCCGGATATCATACAAGCTGGGAAACAAGATGTCCTTCACGCCATGAACCCGTGGGTTTCCTCAAGGTACTTTCGTGTTTCCCACCCATCAGTTCTGACAATGCTCCATTCCTATATCATCAACCCACGTCAACTGTAGTGTCATAGATATCGGCGAGATGTTAGACCCTTGTTCATTTATTTATCCACTCCTTCACTAACATTATTAAGgaaaataatattcaatttaaaaaaaaattgtcagtttgAGATATCTCCAGTTGGTTTCAATAATTTGTCTCGCCGTATTGAACCTCAAGACATTTACGTCTCTCTTTACCCTTGTCACTTATTCCAACTTACAGCATACTTCAAATTTGTTTGGGTAATGTGGATTTGTGCATCTGTTTAAGAAGAAACTACACGGGTCtagatttatattaaaatttcaatgatgttaaatatgagaaaataaaaatcattcattCATATTTCTACTTTTTCTACTTTTTCAAGGAATTCGGATAAAAAAGTTGTAGGTTTTTAATAATCCTGAGCCCTAGCTATGATATACTTAGTGAGAGAGGTTCctaatcacattaaaaaaatactcttaAGATAAACCTATCTTTTTATGTTTGGCACTAAGCCGTCTGCATTTGGTGAGAAGATAAAAGAAAAAGATAATTTATTACTGCTATATAAATTCCAATCGCTATTTTCCATTGTCTAGCATGATCTCATAAGAAACAAATGACAGGCCACTACAAATAAAACTACAGGACAACATAATGATGAAGACTTAAGAATAAAAAAGACCATATTAGATAAATATGCATAAATAAATGGTAGTGAACAAGAAAATACAATAAAATCAGTGAAAATCACAATACAAGTAGATTAGGgcaataaatcatttttaattaaataatatcgaAAGAAGGAATTAAGAAGTTTTTTGTTGTCGCTTTTGTCATAATTCTATTTTCTCGCATTTTCTGTGATTAAAAGTGGTTGTTCATGCTGTTTAAAGGTTTAtcgatttttatttgtttactggATTAGGATATTTCTTTGACCACAAACACCATTTATTGGTTCACTATTTTTCTTAATTCTTTGCTATTATTCTTTGTGATTGATTTACTGTCTAATACATATTTCATGTGAATGCAGCTGGTTTGTATGAATTGCGTTAGTCTGCTATTATTTCAAAgggtatataaatgtttttaaattaggTTTTATTTAATAGTCTTGTTCTATTTTTGTTATATGTGTTGACTACATGTAGCAATAGATaacgttttttaaaaaacatatagcTATACCAGATTCAATCATATACCGAGTACACCAAACAGAAAAGGTGGAAAATTGAGCTATGTTAATGGTTTATTATAgttatgtacaaaataaataagtaatttttatgctTGAATGTGCATTTATTTTTAGTGCAAAAAGTAAGTACAAATACAATCTAAATTAGAGTCTTTAAATTTCAGCTATGAATAATGAATACatcaaaaaaattgaattttctcTCAGAAATAGCATATGATGCAAGCTGTAGTCAATCTTGTAGAATGTCATAATTTCTAGCACGAACTATTATTCCTGAAACACAAGACAGTAGTATTATATCATGGTGTATTCACCAAAAAactaacttacattttttttatctcaagCAGTTATATTGCTTGTCATGGATAATACATTACAACACcttatcagaaataaaaaagtatgaaaaatatttacatttattacgTTATGCCAAGGAATAACCTGAATATTGTGACAAAATGTTTACCTTTTATTTCGGAAGATAGATAGATATTAgtgaatttaattaatatttttaatttagcacaGGTTTTTTTCTAGTTATGTTCTCTTTAAacgttaatattaaatattaatttcctaACATTATTCAACTTTGCTTCCCGGGTTCGAATCCTCGTCTGTCAATTGCGATACATATTCCGGGTGTGTACACCTCACTGTCAAAGAGACAAAACTTAACCTAAGTTAAAGCCCGTATACCTTGTAAGGTTTCTTGTATGCTCCGATAAAAAGGTTTACAACATATAAGTATATAAGCATATAAGGAGTAATTGAGATTTATATAAAAGAACCCTAAGAGTTCACAAGCCAAATTATTTCTCTGTGGTGATTggttcttaaaatataataaattaagaaaacaaaacatatttcgAATTGAATTTTTACGTTTCAAACAGCTAAATTCTGCAGTATTTAAATTCACATTAACGACATCTCTTATCAATTGGAGCATCACACAGACAGTATATAATTAGTGAAAAATGAGATTATAAAAAGTCTGTTATTGAAATATGCAAACGAATAATGACCGAAACTtccattaaaaatttgttttgccaGCGAAACCTATCACATAACCTTCAATGTAACACTTAACTTTAGCAGTTGCTTGGTTTGGCAGGCAATTCCGATAATTGTAAAAAACACagtgattgtgtgtgtgtgtatgtatatatatatatgtatatatatatatatatatatatatatatatatatatgtatatatatatatatatatatatatatatatatattaatatataatggaACAACTGATgctgtgaaaaataatgttttttgagaatttttgctgttaaaataaaaaaggaaatattttttctaactTACTGGATACATGTGATGTATATTTTTGCCATATTGCAGTTGGAAGAATCCAATTGATTTGCTGGAAACATAGTAAAACTAAATTAACATACAATTACAGCTCTTTAAATTATGTCGATGAATATAAAGAATACAAAAAATATGAACAAGAAGATATGATTAAGATGATTGTAACTAAAAAGATGATGTAGAAGAACATGAAGATAAAGAGTAAATCAAGATGTTAATAATGAAGAACATGATGGTTAAGAGAAAGATGAAGATAAAGTTAATatgaagaaattaatgaatattaAGTGATAATTTCCGACCTCATGCTTGGGCAGATTAAAGCGAGGGGAAGCTGCAACGGTTCACCTTTACCTTCTGCAATATTAGGGTGGTGAAGAAACAAACAACTCGCAACCCTGGACCCAAGAAAGAAACCAAAACCGGTCCGGTACCAAACCCGAGACCCATGGGCAttataaacttttaacagtactcatataaaaaaaaactgtgtaaatCAGTAAGGATGAATCTACAccaatattataaagaggaaagatttgttggtttgtttgtattgaataggctccgaaactactagaccgatttgaaaaattatttttccattagaAGCCGACATTATCCCTAATGAACATAGGCTACattttaccgcgttatttattaaccacattatttaagcaacatattttaatatttctatcttTGTAATTCAGTAACTAGCAACTGTCCGTCGTCGTCGTGTCTCTCTTGACGCTCGCGGTCCCACCACCGCCTGCCTCTGCTCCCGCGCCCCGCCCACACCCCACTCGGCAAGCAGGCAGCAGCATTTGACCTAAGCGTTACTGGGGTGCGGGATGGGAGTCAATATCACACAATAAAGTGCCGCGCGGTCGGCTCCCTACGCAGCGGTTGTGTGCGATATCGTATATATTTCCttggaaatattttgaattttttataatttttcaatcacCACTTCATATACAGGCTAATTCCTGTTCAACATGTAAGCAAATGATTTAGTATTAGTTGATGtagtattaagttttttttatcattttaaaatgcCCAAAAGAtcaatattcaataaattaagtGTTTCCGACGCGGACGAAGACGCGGGTTTCAGCTATGTATCATATAGTCGttaatttttgcaaatatatttccCAATGAAGTACTATTTGTAATCATTGAATAAATcccacgcggacgaagtcgcgggccACGGCTAGTATTATATAATTAAGTTTCAGTGAAACAACTACGTTCAATTTGTTCTTCGTACTATTGTGTAGAACGGgtcaatatcaatttattttaataatatccaTAAATACATACATGTGTTCATATAACGTGATGTTATAGTAATATAAATGTTTCTAAATTTAAATAACTATCACTTGTATTAAAACAGTTTTTGACGTGTGTTGACTGTAGTTTATGTGTTTAATATTATTGTGCAAAACTGGACAATATCAATGTTTTATGCATgcatttctatttaaattttttttaatgaatgtagaATTTGTATATTGTGTtaatgtatttttgtatgtttgacATATCTTACAACTTGCACAGCCTACGATGTCTTTCTTTACAAACGTTGCAAATAAAACaatcattaattttttcttatctactctttgattaaattatttattaaatatcatttatCCATATTTATATTTAGCTCAAATTAAAGGTGCACGAAAATATCATTTGATACATGTCACATCTTAATTGCACACGATTATGCTTACCTTGATCTGCACATTCTAAATACTGCTTGTAAGACACGCACTCTGGTTGCGAAATATAGCGATGGTTAAAATCATCCAACGCATCCAAGTCGATTTTCCCGTTATTATTGATCAGACCTAGAGCGGTGGCGTAACAGATGAGAGCGCACTGCAatccaaaaaaattacacagataTATATTTGTAGAGTTAAGTTtacctgtaaaaaaattacaattagagGGCATATCAAAGTAGGAAAAAATTATTACATCGACCAAATGGTATTAGATGTGATACATATAGCTAATTTAATCAGCAAATGAAATATTTGTGAGCCGTGAATGTCAAATTTTCTGTGTTCTCCTGAAATCAAAACTTCTGAggtcaataataatatttaatataaccaaaaaaagatttttacatCAATAAACTATGCTTGTTCTTAAAAACGTTGGTAACTGGTAGGTCCGTAAACCATAGGTCCCTTATATTACAGCACTTGTTTTGCTTTATTTCTGAATAGCTTCGAAATAAAGGGAGAAAGTGTTATTGGATCTGTGCCAAGTCATAtgattatgattaaaacaatctGCAAACTGGAGGTTGAAAATGTATCTCTCTTATTTGTCCACCTCCTCTAAATGTTTCGGGACGGAAGTAACGGTATGTTAATGCTCTCCCACGATATAAAACTATCCGTAAAATTGCTTTAATTCAGACTACGAGAAATTCCGACGACGTGTAAAGCCACTGAaacctggttttttttttgggatgtaccttattttttttttatttcatgtttaagCCCAAACACACTTACGCAGGATTCCTCTTTAGCCAACCGCTCCACGGGGActgcaggg contains the following coding sequences:
- the LOC134531795 gene encoding uncharacterized protein LOC134531795, with product MNCHPLVAALCIAVITTLIMITVADDAEFAACSKKYNSNLTADQFRANHTPIILSLDPNNNQSNCALICYATALGLINNNGKIDLDALDDFNHRYISQPECVSYKQYLECADQANQLDSSNCNMAKIYITCIQNNSSC